In Bos indicus x Bos taurus breed Angus x Brahman F1 hybrid chromosome 4, Bos_hybrid_MaternalHap_v2.0, whole genome shotgun sequence, the sequence CTCTCACTGTGGTGCTCGGAATTCTCactgtggtgtcttctcttgtgaagcacaggctctatgtgcaagggcttcagtagaTGAAGCacaggggctcagcagttgtTGCTCAAGGTCGCAGAGcacacaagcttcagtagttgtagcgtGCGGGTTTGGTAGTTGTGGCTCGCAGAGTCtggttggggcacacaggcttagttgctccacgccACGTGACATATTCctgaaacagggatcaaacctgtgtcccctgcattggcaagtggattattATCCACCATACCATGAGAAAAGTCCAGCAGCTGGTTTAAAaggttttatttactttaaaatatttttctagtgtTAATGAGAAAGTGaacatcgctcagttgtgtccaactctttgcaaccccatggactatacagtctgtgaaattctccagaccagaatactggagtggatagctgttcccttcttcagggatcttcccaacccagggattgaaccctggtctcctgcattacaggtggatcctttacccgctgagctaccagagaagcccagtgttaATAAGATATAACTGACaaaacattgtgtaaatttaaggtatacaatgtactgattttatacatatatgtgattGTAAAATGATTATCACCATAGAGTTAGCTATCAGTTCCATCAAGTCATataattaccttttattttttgtggtgagaacatttaagatccaATGTTTAGCAATTTTTAGGTATATAATTCAATCTCGTTAACTATATTTGCTGTACTAATACAGATCTTCAGAACTTCTGCATCTTACGTTTGAAAGTTTATACACTTTGACCCTCATCTCCCCAATCCTTCCTCCCCTGCCACCCAGCCCCTGATACCCATATCTCTACTCTCTATTTCTTTCAGTttagcctttttatttttaatttttaaaagttgaagtcCAGTTGAgtacaatattgtagtagtttcatgtgtacagcataaGGATTCAACAGCCGAGTATTACACATTAcaaaatgatgaccacaataagTCTGGTAACCATTTGTCTCCATATAAAATTATTACTGTATGATTGATTATAGTTCCTATGCAACACATTACAttcctgtgacttatttattttataactgaagttTGTACGTTTAAtccatttcatttattctgcCAAAGCCCCACCTTCCTCGCCTCTGGAAACCATCaatttgctttctgtgtctgtaagtctgtttttgtttagttttgttttccttgctttttaGATGCCACAGATAAGTGAGAGCATGCCatatttccctttctgatttatttcactcagtataccACCCTCCGAGtctattcatgttgttgcaaattgcAAGATTTCATCCTCTTTTATGTTTGAGTGGTTCCATTGTTTATATAGAGCACATCATTTtacattcatctattgatggacgttaaggttgcttccatatcttggctattgaaaataatTGCTACAAAGAACATAGGGTTGCATGCATCCTTACAAATTGGTGTTTTTGCTTTCTCTGGGTAAATACCTAGCACTGAGTGTGCTGAATCATATGATAGCTTGATATTTAgtgttttgaggaaactccatactgtttcaCATAGTGGTTGCAGCGAtctacatttccaccaacagtgcatgggTGTTACTTTTCTTCCATATCCTTGGTAATActattatttgttgtctttttgaggacagccattctgacagatgtgaaatgatatctcattgtgatttcaaTTGGTGTTTCTTGGatatttagtgatgttgagcatcttttcatgcgtctCTTAGCAAtctctttgtcttctttggagaaatgtctatacaGATATTTTTTTATGTTGCGTTATAGGAGTCCATTATATACTTAAGAAATCCACCCCTCTTGCATGTATTATTTGGAAATACCTTCTTTCATTCAGTAGTtcagtttgccttttcattttgctgttggtttcctttgtgtgcaaAAGGATTTTAGTTTCATGgagtcctatttgtttattttgctctagtttcccttgcctgaggaaacGGATCCAAAACGatattgctaagaccaatgtcaaaaagaatactgcttatgttttcttccagagGTTTATGGCTTCCGGTCTTTTGTTAGGTCCtcaatccattctgagtttattttgtatatgacataagaaaatgttctagtttgattcttttgaagtagctgtccagttttcccaggctATTTATTGAAGTAGCTCTCtacatcattttataattttgcctTCTCAGTATAGATATATTGACTATAgaagtgtgggtttatttttggatctatgtatctgctttttaatagtatCACAGTGTTTTGATTCTTATAGCTTTgtaatagtttgaaatcagggaacaTGATGCCTTCAGTTTTGTTCCTCTTTCTCAAGAAGGTTTTGtctctttggggtcttttgtggttctatacacattttatgcatatttttcctAGTTCTGCAGAAAAATGCCTTGGTAtattgatagagattgcatttaatctgtagattactttgagAAGTAAAAACATATTAAGAACAGTAATTCTTTCAATCTGTAAACACagtacatttttttatttgtgtaaTCTTAAATGACTTTGGTCAATATCTCATAATTTTCAGAGTACCTCTctttttacctccttggttaagtttattcttgGGTGTTTTATCTCTttagaaacctgtttgcaggacaagaagcaacagttagaactggacatgaaacaacaggctgattcgaaattgggaaaggagtatgtcaaggctgtatattgtcaccttgcttatttaacttatttgcaaaatgctgggctggatgaatcacaagttggaatcaagattactggagaaaatatcaatagcctcagatatgcagaagataccactctaatgactgacagtgaagaggaactaaggagcttcttgatgatggtaaagagaagaatgaaaaagttggattaaaactcaacattcagaaaactaagatcatggcatctggtcccattgtatcatggcaaataggtgaggaaaaagtggaagcagtgacagattttattttcttgggctccaaattcactgtggaCGGCAGCCtcgaaatgaaaagatgcttgctccttggaaggaaagctacaacaaacctagacagcatattaaaaaataaagacatcactttgccgacaagggtccctatagtcaaagctatggtttttccagtagtcatgtatggatgtgagagttggaccatgaagaaggttgagtggcaaaaaattgatgtttttgaactgtgatgctggagaaaactcttgagtctcttggacagcaaggagttcaaactagtcaatcctagaggaaatcaaccctgaattttcactggaaacactgatactgaagctgaagctcccatactttggccacctgatgtgaagagtcagctcattggaaaagactctgatttgggggaagattgagggcaggagaatggGATAACACaatatgaaatggttggatggcgtcactgacatAATGGACATGAATGGAGTTGtttaaactctgggagatactgaaggacagggaagcctggcatgctgcagtttatggggtcacaaagagttggacctgattgAGCTACTGGACAACAACAAGTGCTCGTTTCACAGAATGATTTGGaagtatttcttcctcttcaatttttagGAATAGTTTGAAATACAAActattcttaaaaatacaaaaacttaGGGGGATGCCACATCAGTTTTTAGATGTTTAGTGATCTAGGGCTTGTTGCAATATGTTTTCCAAGTGGAGATTTATTGAATCTTGAACAACTTACCACCAAAAACATGGCAACCTTCTTGGAAGCCCTTTGACTTTGCAGGCAGAGTTTACTAAACTGGAAATGATAAAGTGACATCATTGGGTGACTCCAAAGGAAGCCAGTTTTGAGTGGTATCCAGAGGAAAAAAAGGGGTTCTATAGCAGGTTCAAACTTTAGCATGAACAGTCTTGCTATGACTGAATTGTGTTTCTTGCAAATTAATATGTTGatgccctccttcccttccccttaaGTGACTGTCTTGGGGCCTTTTACGAGGTGATTCTGGTTAAATGGGGTCATTATGGTAGAACTCAGAAGAGGTGCCATTATAAGCTGAGGAAGAGATGCATTGCTCTCTTTACCCCGTATGAGGACACAGTGAGTAGGTCGCTGCATGTAAGCAAGGAAGAGAGCCCTCCCTAGAACCTCGTTGTGGTGGcatcttgatctcagacttctagcttccagaacggtgagaaaatagatttctgttgtttaagccactcagtctatcttattttgttatggcaatcTGAGCTAACCTGAATACTTTATTTTGGCTCTGTCACTTGGCAGAACCCATGGTGCTGCAGAGATCTAGGGTAGATTAAGATTGCTGACTGTACTCTCTGGTTAGCCTCAGGCCGAGAGTTGCAGTCTAGACCAACAGGATTCTGGagtaagtctgttctctctgcagcagaaaactaattttttttaaaggttctttTGGACACTAAATAGATGCAATTTCTGACAATGAAACATCAAGAGACCAGAATTCCCCATTATGACATAGGCATTAGTAGACCCAGAAATAATGTATTTGAGTGGATATAGCCGCAGTCTTCACACAATGGAAACACCACAGTTAAGTATGAACACAACTTGGTCCAAAGGGCCTGTGGTACAGAAAAACATGGTTCATACCCTATGTCACCTACTCTGCACTGATGCCAGCTGCACTGATACCAGCCCGCACTTTCTTGTCTTCAGATTGTGCCTACAGCCTCATGGGTTGGGGAGGTCCTTTGTTTAGATTTTGGAGGAAATCAACCCCGTGTGACTCACAGATTTGTTGGCTCAATATGTTTTTGTGAACTAAAGTTGGGTGATTGCCAAACTAAAACTTAACTTGGGTATGCAATAGAAAAACGCAGGTGGGGGGAAATAATCTTAAAGGGCAGAGCTACAAGCAATATACCTGGTCATCAGTTCTGTGAGGTTGGAAAAGTGTCTTGAGGTAAAGATATACATGGACTCCTGGGGAGTGGCATATTTCTTGGCTTGTTGGTCTGGAGCCTCAGGGGAACAAGGTTGGCGTATTCAATACAGAAGTTCTGGAGAAGAGCCATCTGAAAGAACTGATACATTTGAACAGAGTGTTTGGTTCTTGGTGTCTCATGGAAGTGCTTATAAGAAAGTATGTAACACAGAGGAGGCATTGAACAATTAGAGGGTGGGATGAGTGGTTCTATGGGTGTCAGCAGCTCCTGCCCTTTGCCACCCAAGTCCTTATGTAATGGCTAAAATGGTGGTGGCTGATACGAAATAGACACTTCTATCACTGCAGTTGACTTGACTTATGCCCCGAGATGTTAAAGTATATGCTAAAAtcacacagggaactgtactcaatattagGTGATAACCTATgaggtaaaagaatctgaaaaaaaaaattatatatatatatatatatttatatatatatatataaaactgaattgttgtgctatacacctgaaccttacatgatattgtaaatcaactatacatcaataaataaattatatgctaAAATACCCCCCAAAATGCACTTCTTCCCATAAATAACTTAGATGTTGCAGCCGCTGGCCTTTCAATAACAAAGACTAGTTCTGTGACCTCAATAATGTACCATTTCTCAAGGAGACCATTCGAGAGGATAATGATTACACAGGATCCTTTTGATTCCTGACAGGGCAGTATTTTGTCTCTACTGACATTGATTCATGTTCTAGGTATGGATCTTCCCTGCCTGCTGTGTCTTAGCCAGCATGACTTTCTCAGGGTTCACAGAGTATCTGATTACTAGACCCATCTAACATCTCCTTAGATCAATggaatctttcttcttttaaatgaaagagtTTCCACTACAGGCACATGATCAAGATATATATTGATTTTTCATTACTTTCATTATCAGGAAACTCTTGACCCTATGGTATGCTACACAAAGCTCATACATAAGCAGCAAGGAAATTACTCGGGAGTCACACTCTTTAGGGGATATGGTGATGTCCTTCAAGATGCGGCATATAGTCTGAAACAATGGCTCTTCAGTGGTTCTTTTTCTATGATAGCAAAAATAGATTGGCCTAGAAGCCCATAAATCAATAATGGTCTTTCTTACTGTCACTTCTTGTTATGGAAGTGCTGGGTCAGAAGGTATGTACATAAATAACTTAAGTACTAGTAGTTCTCCAGATGGCTGCACCTGTTACACACTCCCACTTGGAGCTCTGAATGGTTCCCCATAACCCTTCAATTCCCACTTATAGTAGGTAGCTCCTTGATTTCTGAGTTTTGCCAAGTGATGAAAGAACTTGGGCACAGAGATGGTACATCGCGTAGGAACCCAGCTCATGTGAACTCGTGAGTCTTTTCCTTGCTACCAGCTGAAGAGGAGCAAGATGTAATAATTTAGGGCTTCAGATTCATTGAACTTTCAGATAACTGGGAGAGACAGCTGGATGCACCTGGACTGAAATAGAAGGGAAACTTAGAACCGTTGGTCAGTTCTGTCCTTAATTTGTATCACTAGGGACAATTCTCTCTCTCTGGACATTTCCTCTCCTGAGTTAAATGGTAAGAATAGTTCCTATCTTCTTTTTCTCATCATTGGCTAGGGAGTGGATACTCATGTATCATATCTGagaagttttcttaaaaatactgGTTCCTTAGGACTGGGGATGTCTGAGCAGACACAGTACTGAGTTTTGGGGGAAAGAACACAGATAGGACAGTGAGAAGTCAGTAGGAAGTTTATTTTCCAGTCTACACAGATGCCCACAAACTCAGAAATGGAAGACTTTCCAGATCAGAGTGTTATAATGACATCACGTGTGATAACAATTTCATAAACAGGGGTGGAGATAGTCACACCAGGAGGGCATATATTCTCCTCTGACACAACTTGAGCCTTCCCTGTTATGATCCCATTTTCTGGAGAGAAGAAGCAAAGCTGTGTCAGGCAACTGGACTCCACATGCAAGCCACCCTATCCTGCCTTTTGCTGTGTCTGACGCTCAGCCCCGTTTGTCAGGCTTGCAGCTGTTAGGAGTGTCGCCCGTCTGCCACATCGAATCATCGCCCACACTGCCTCTATGTCTTGTGTTTCCTTCTTACTCCAATACCttgttccttttgctttctgccatgtcTCAGTTCCACCTTGACAATTTGCCCTCTCCTCACATTTCCCCTTCTCTGACATGAATGCTCAGCAGGAAATTTCTTCACTTACCAGGTGCGTCTATCTCCCAGAAGAATCTTCTTGTACTAACACCACACAGACAGCTAGTAAAATGAAAGTTACCATAAAGAAAAAAGACCGTATCAGAGACGTCCAATGTGGTTTTAACCTGAAGAGAAGAAGATGAGAAAGGGTTTACGAGAGTAGACCTGACTGAGGCAGCCCTGAAGTGACCATTAAGCAAAGTAAACATTTTTGAGGCCTACACTGAAGGGGGAACCAGGGGTTTCCCCCAGACATCACCAGTTAATACATTCAGGGCCAGACTTGACTTTAATGAACTTTTGGTAATTCTCTTTATTGGCTCTGTTGACCTTTAACCTGAATTGTTAAAAAGATGTCTTGGATGTGGTGAATGTCAAAGTTTTAAAGTTGGGTTTGAAGGTATCCTCAGATACCACACTTGTTTCTGTCCCCTGGTGTGGGAGCCAACCCGCCTTGAGGGTCTGGCTAGCATTTAACTCATCAACTGATGTGTGAAATGTTCTTTGTTTTGAGGAATGGACGAGTAAGGGGCTCACCATGGTTGGACTGTGTTTAGTTCTGCACTGAAGTTCCCAAAATGGAGTAGGCAGGAAATGATTTCAGTGAACTTGTCTTTTGTCTGGTGAACCAAGATGGTTGTGGACATTGGAAACATTATTTTGTCTGCTCTGATGTGGTGGGGGGAAAGCTCACCAAACAAATACAACAGGGTTTATTGTCCCAAGTGTCCTGCCTTCCAGCTTTGTGGTGTGGCCTTTATCCCTCTGAGCTTCTCGTTTTACTTTTGTGAGATGGAGGTGTTGATACTTACATATCTAAGTTACGAGTCCATAGCTTTCTGTGCTTTGTGCATGGTAAAGAGCTTTATGAGGTAAAGCACTGTATGTGTTGTACAAATAATACCTACTTAGAGTCTGAAAGCACTTGGCCAACTAGTACTTGGTGCCTGATTTCCTCCTCAAATAGGATTAGCAAACCTTTACTCAGATACAAACTCTAAGGAATGACTGAGATTCTCAGATGGGAGAAGAAATCTGCTGAGGTCATACCTGAGAAGAGAAAGTACCAAAAGCTTCCTGAAAAAAAGCTTCAGAGATGAACTCTGGAAAAGGCATGCTCAACAGCATTTCTAGCATcatttatatttgaataaatatcagATACTCTATGTAATTCATAGGGTTTTTGGTCACTATGCAACTTTCCCGTCTGTTGGCATATGTTTCCTAAAAACCCTAAGGAGGCCTTGAAGGAGTTGGGGATTGCTATCAAATACAGAGAAGCAAGAGGTCTAGGATCTGACATGAAGAGTCATGGAAGCCAGTGGGGAAAGGTATTGGAGGTAGGGACTGGGAAAGCCGGTTCTGGTCTGACAGTCTCCCATCTGTGAGGGAGCCCATGATTACCTCACGGTTGCAGCTTCCCTCTCATCTGCCGTGGCCTCCTGAGCATAGTCTCCCTCAAGCTCATCACTTcacaggatgggggtggggacgtGGATGGCTCAGTTCCAAGAAGCTCCTTCCTCACTGACACCCAGTCTTATCCATCTTCGTTTTTTGTCCTCACTCTtattgcttttctctcttttctcttcccttcctctggTGAAGTATCCTGACATGCTTTTGGTCctccactagtttattctctataCCATCAAttgatttttcaaaagtttttttattatggtaaaattcacataatataAACATACTATTTTGGCCATACTtcactgtacagttcagtggcactgagtacattcacattgttgtgcaactgtCACCATCATTcgtctttcaatttttcaccttcctaaatgATGCTCATGACtattccaggagtcatgtatggatgtgagagttggaccatcaagaaagctgagtgtcaaagaattgatgcttttgaactggggtgttggagaagactcttgagagtcccttggacagcaaggagatcaaaccagtcaatcctaaaggagatcagtcctgaatattcattggaaggactgatgctgaagctgaagttccaatactttggccacctgatgcgatgaactgactcattcgaaaaggccctgatgctgggaaagactgaaggtaggaggagaagggggtggcagaggatgagatggttggatggcatcactgactggatggacatgagtttgagcaagctctgggaattggtgatgaacagggaagcctggtgtgctgcagtccatggggttgcaaagagttggacacaactgagtgactgaactgaactgaattgaaactgaTCCTCTATCcctaataccagaccaccttacctgggtCCTGATAAACCTGTTTGcaggacaagaaacaacagttagaactggacatggaacaacgtaCTGGTTCAAAActtggaaaggagtatatcaaggctgtatattgtcaccctgcttatttaacttatgtgcagagtatatcatggaaAAGGCCAggttggatgactcacaagctggaatcaagattgccaggagaaatatcaacaatctcagttatgcagatgataccactttgatgacagaattgaaagaggaactaaagagtctcttgatgaagttgaaagagaatgaaaaaactggctcaaaactcaacattcaaaaaactgagatcatggtatctggtcccatcacttaatggcaaaagtagaaacagtgacattatattttcttaagattcaaaatcactgctaatgtgactgcagccacaaaattaaaagatacttgctccttggaagaaaagttatgacaaacatagaaagcatattaaaaagcagacacatcactttgccaacaaaggttcttatagacaaagctatggcttttcctctagtcacatatggatatgagagttgaaccataaagaaaactgagtgccaaagaattgatgcttttgaactgtggtgttggagagactcttgagagtcccttggattgcaaggagatccaaccagtccatcctaaaggaaatcaacagtgAATATTCGttagaagtactgatgctgaagctcctagactttggccacctgatttgaagagctgactcactggaaaagaccttgatgctaggaaagattgagggcaggaggagaaggggacgatagaggaggagatgtttggatggcatcactgactgaatggacatgagtttgagaaaattctaggagatagtgaacaacagggaagcctggtatgctgcagttcatggtcttacaaagggttggacatgacttagcaactgaacagcaatccTATAAAACACTAGCTCCGAATTCAACCTCCCCACCCCCTAACCCTGCCTCCAGGCACCTACCCATGTATTTTCTGaatttatgaatttgactatcaTATCCATACCATcacttcttcatctttaaaatggacataGTAATACACACATTCCAAATGGGGTTTCTCTGAAGTTCAAGGCAAAAGCATTTGTAGGTGACTTCTTTATAAGATAATGTTTCACTTCATATCAGTCGTGATGACTGCAGTTGTTTAGAAgggaatttctttttcctccccatgTACCATAACCTCCAATTCTTCACTTACCACTATGCATTGAGATATGAGATTTGAAACTTCAAGTGTTATCACGTAGCCCGTTGAGTTGTCAATTTGAGAAGTTGTCAGATTCGCTGAAATTACATTCTGTCTAGATATGGCAAAAGAGGCAGAAATCCAAAGTCAGATCAAAGTCCAGGATTGAGGTAGCCTGGGAGGTAATATGGAAacaggggaggcagagagagctgGGGGATGAAAGGAGTAGGGAAGATACAGAAGCATCAATACCATCACTCCTAAGGATCTACTTTGCATGACCCCCACCTACAGTCTCTCTGTGTCCAGCCAAGACACACCTATTTGGATGTgagtgggtgctaagttgcttcagtcatgtctgactctttgcaaccccatggactatagcccaccagtctcctctgtccaagggattctccaagcaagaatactggagtgggtcaccattctcttctccaggggatcttcccaacccagggattgaacccacactagtaccacctgggaagcccacctattTGGATACCTACAAGTGAACATAGGATATTtacattttgggttttttggtcaGCTAATGAGGGCAGAGATATGGGCTGAAAGAGCTGATTTCCCTTCATTACAAACTCCTGACTGAATCTCAGCGGTTCTATCTGAGGTAGAAGTGATTTGATTGCAtggtttattttagcttctgatgcacttccttccatttttcttgTGTAACCATCCCATCATCCAGGGAAACTCCTTCTCCTCCACTAGTGGAAGGATATGAAGCTCTAAGaatctgaaatatttattgtatCAATGAATTAAGTTTTAATAGGATTCATTTAGCTCAGCTTTGTTCATCAACCCACTGTTCCTTAGGCCTAAATTGAGGGGAACCTGGAAGTACTACTTAGTTAACCTAAAAGAATTGACCCCCAGCATACCCTGCACGAGCTTCCCAGATAGTGTAGTGCTGAAGAActcaccagccaatgcaggagacataagaaacatgggtttgatccctgggttgggaagataacctggaggagggcatggaaatccaccccagtattctttcctggagaatcccgtggacagaggagactgatggtcTATAATCTGTgggataaggaatccacctgcaatgttggagaccctggttcaattcctgggtctagaagatcctctggagaagggataggctacacactccagtattcttggacttccctggtggctcagctggtaaagaatccgcctgcaatgcgggagacctgggtttgatccctgggttgggaagatcccctggagaagggaaaggctgcccatttcagtattctggcctggagagttccgtggactgcatagtccatggggtcacaaaaagtcggacacatgactgagtgactttcactttcagtccatggggtgtgaccccatgggagttggacacaactgaagcaacttggcatgcacccccccacacacacaccccaaacacAGCCTCTGCCCTCTTTGCCTCTCTTCCCCTTAGAGAAATCCCCAAACTTGTCAGGAATCCTTTTACCAAAATTTCCAAGGCTCCATTCCTGTCTGTTATATGCTCCTTTCTCTATATTCTGTTTCATGTCAGTGTTTCCTTGGGCATTCCTGACTTCTTTCTGAAACTCAGTGCCTCCCTATTTGCAAATACATAGACCCCTTTCAATGCCTCTCCATCCACCAATGATATAGCTGGAGGCCAGTGTTGTTACATCATGGCTCTGCATACAGGAACAGGTCCAGGGGGAGGCAGGATCCCAGGGCATGCTTCTACTGTTCCATGATTAGAGAACCATGCTCAGACCTTGCAGACTCTGAACTCCAGTGTATGAGGAGGACCATATAAAGAAGATGAGACTGTTGCCAATGAAATGACAAGGATTATCTCGGTTGGTGGATCAGAACAACACTTTTTATTGGGTAGTGACCAGGGACATGGCCCTTCTTGTATGGCTCAAACATCTTATTCAAAGTTTAACCCACAACTATAGACCAAGCTCAGATTCCTGCCTATGTTTCTCTTTTGTGGCAAAAGGAGAGACTGATAAAAAGGATGGGAAACTGAGTTAAAACACAAAGTAGCTGTAGGTTATGGATTCAGTAACCTCTCCAGCAGGTTCTGAACAGGGAGAAAGTGAGACATGAGACACAAATAGTGAAAATTCCTAGGAtggtcctttggagaaggaaaataatatttaggtGCATAATGTGGGTTTCTGGGTTGGCAAAAGGGTCGTCCATGGAAGATTCTCTGTAGGGAGGAAAAACAGATGACTTACATTTGTCCTTGAGCTGTGCCAGTCCGCAGTGTCAGGCAGAGACCCAGGAGCAGGGCAGCAGCACTGGTCTTGAAGAGAAGCTGAAGAGCATGCATGCTGGAGGAATTTGGTGCCCAAGAAGCCTGTGTTCCCAAGGAGCAGGATGGTTCTTTATAACTCTAGCACAATGACCCTGGAGCTATGAGGACAGGTTCACTTGGCCAAAATCATCACACCTGAGGGATTTCCCTCATTGCTAACTTTTCCCTATCGTGTGTGAGAAAGGTCAATGTTTGGCTGGAACTTAAttaaggaaagagaggaaggaatgaATTGGaccatttccatttgtttttcaacATTGAAGTGTTCCTGGCTCATTAAGATAGATCCTGCCTTAACTGTTTTAAACaggattctttccttttctaagtcCTACTTCTTAATCCTTGTTCTACGTGTAAAGATCCATGAGATGTCCTTTCCCTTTGTCCTGTATGTGACACATGTCTTGTCTTCCTCTCAATGCCTCAACCCTAAAATTTGCTATAGATTTTAG encodes:
- the LOC113891833 gene encoding prolactin-inducible protein homolog yields the protein MHALQLLFKTSAAALLLGLCLTLRTGTAQGQIQNVISANLTTSQIDNSTGYVITLEVSNLISQCIVVKTTLDVSDTVFFLYGNFHFTSCLCGVSTRRFFWEIDAPENGIITGKAQVVSEENICPPGVTISTPVYEIVITRDVIITL